CAGTTCCTATTATTCCTATTTTCATTTCAGTATCCTTTCTATTTCTTCAATATCAACTGTATTCATAACAAGGGGTTGTGAAAAATCAGGCATTGACCTCTGCCATATAGCATAAATTTTTTCTCCATCAAAAAAGGCAGAAACATATCTATTGCATCCTGTCCCAAAAGGAGAAATAAATAAAGGGAAATTTAAACTTAATCTATAAATTTTAGGAAATTCATAATCAAAACCATAGGCAAGTCCACCAATTTCTTCACATGAATAACCCCTTGGTCTTTTAACTCCTTTTTCTGACTGTGGATGTTCTCTTATACACTCTGCTCCATCATAAAAATAAAGTGAAATATCTGGAATATCTTTGAAAATTCCGATTTTAGGAACAGGCAATCTTTCTGTTATTCTTGTAACTGCGATATCCCATGTATAACCTTTTGGTAAAATATCTTTTGAAATTATTTTGAAAATATCATTTTCTTTAACAGCAAGACCTGAATATGAACAGGTCCAGGAAAATGGATGCTGACAGAAAATCATATATGTCTTTTTATTCAGGTCAAAAACAAAAGGGTCTTTAACATGTAAATTTTCTGGATTTTCTGATATTAGAACATTTCTTATATTTTCAGGATTTAAATCTTCAATTGTATTTCCTTCAAAAACATCTATTTCCCAGATACCTGTACCTTCTTTCTGATATATTTCAAAACCCTCTGGATAATTTCTCTTTTTTTCTGTTGATACATAAACTTCAACTTTATCTCCAAAATAAATTGATGAACCCTCTATTGATAAGACCTCCTTTTTTCCAACTTTAAGTTCTTTTTTTGAAAATGATTTTAATTTTTTAAATGTTTTACCTTTATCCTCAGAAATAAAAATTGCAAGTTCAAGCCCCCT
This bacterium DNA region includes the following protein-coding sequences:
- a CDS encoding exo-alpha-sialidase, which codes for MERLEKKLEEKLVKLGQIIVNQEKARIIVEPYRNEKGYWFGGGKIRKDIEGRIVLTGRYRNSGDSRYGIKMGERGLELAIFISEDKGKTFKKLKSFSKKELKVGKKEVLSIEGSSIYFGDKVEVYVSTEKKRNYPEGFEIYQKEGTGIWEIDVFEGNTIEDLNPENIRNVLISENPENLHVKDPFVFDLNKKTYMIFCQHPFSWTCSYSGLAVKENDIFKIISKDILPKGYTWDIAVTRITERLPVPKIGIFKDIPDISLYFYDGAECIREHPQSEKGVKRPRGYSCEEIGGLAYGFDYEFPKIYRLSLNFPLFISPFGTGCNRYVSAFFDGEKIYAIWQRSMPDFSQPLVMNTVDIEEIERILK